In one Mucilaginibacter ginsenosidivorax genomic region, the following are encoded:
- a CDS encoding FecR family protein, whose translation MTPKKNYQLLLNKYLLNECTPAEAEELFNHLKKDEAGRLLLKNLQTSFNKEINEPRSINPVISNNVWQKLEANISSEQQPKSYPFKKWISVAAAAIILLTAGLFLYKPKPHNYQLASRKERFKNDIAPGSNKAVLTLANGQTIILNQAKNGLITKQGQTTINKINNGLLSYKAPNAGNAPVQYNTVSTPRGGEYQVILPDGTAVWLNAASSLKFPTVFTGTERDVELTGEAYFEVAKNKAMPFKVMANKVQVEVLGTHFNVNAYDDEDALKTTLLEGSVKLTSNGGQVMLQPGQQGSFNKQAGSFRVIKADVDEAVAWKNGNFMFASEDIQSILRKVSRWYNVDIVYQDNAPKKAIWGTVSKFDNVSEVLKVVELTGVAHFTIDGRRITVMK comes from the coding sequence ATGACTCCTAAAAAGAATTACCAGCTCCTGCTGAATAAGTATTTGTTGAATGAATGTACTCCTGCCGAAGCAGAAGAACTGTTCAATCACCTCAAAAAAGATGAGGCAGGCCGCTTATTGCTTAAAAATTTGCAAACCAGTTTCAATAAAGAAATAAATGAACCCCGGTCTATCAATCCGGTAATCAGCAATAATGTGTGGCAAAAGCTGGAGGCCAATATCAGCAGCGAACAACAACCCAAATCATATCCGTTTAAAAAGTGGATTTCGGTTGCGGCGGCGGCTATTATTTTGCTTACAGCGGGTTTGTTTTTATATAAACCCAAACCGCATAACTACCAATTGGCTTCGCGCAAGGAAAGGTTTAAAAATGATATAGCACCGGGCAGCAACAAGGCCGTACTCACGCTGGCCAACGGCCAGACAATTATTCTGAACCAGGCCAAAAACGGCTTAATAACCAAACAAGGCCAAACTACCATCAATAAAATAAACAACGGTTTGCTTTCATACAAAGCACCAAATGCCGGTAATGCCCCTGTTCAGTACAACACGGTATCCACCCCAAGGGGTGGCGAATACCAGGTTATCCTTCCCGACGGAACAGCAGTTTGGTTAAACGCTGCATCGTCATTAAAATTCCCGACAGTATTTACAGGTACCGAACGCGACGTGGAGTTAACCGGCGAAGCCTACTTTGAAGTTGCCAAAAATAAAGCGATGCCGTTTAAGGTGATGGCCAACAAAGTGCAGGTTGAAGTATTAGGCACCCATTTTAACGTGAATGCCTATGACGATGAAGACGCGCTGAAAACCACGCTGTTGGAGGGCTCGGTTAAGCTAACCAGTAATGGCGGGCAGGTAATGCTGCAACCCGGCCAGCAAGGAAGCTTTAATAAACAGGCCGGTAGTTTTCGTGTAATCAAAGCGGATGTTGATGAAGCCGTAGCATGGAAAAACGGCAATTTTATGTTTGCCAGCGAGGATATCCAGAGTATTTTAAGAAAAGTGTCCAGGTGGTACAATGTTGATATTGTTTACCAGGACAACGCGCCAAAAAAAGCAATATGGGGTACAGTATCAAAATTTGATAACGTATCTGAAGTGCTAAAAGTGGTTGAATTAACCGGGGTTGCTCACTTTACAATTGACGGAAGGAGGATAACGGTGATGAAATAG
- a CDS encoding RNA polymerase sigma factor: MTVNDIVLCERLMGGDVDAYKQIYDKYHSQLYYYALRFLKMPELAEDVIHDVFLKLWEIREQLKPEFGIVGYLYKITRNQVFKLIKKIAVETELRAKVISIIEEQAIESEADLQWNEYAGLLGSAVEQLPPQCKKVFNLCRQEGKTYDEAAQILGISKHTVKEHMMAAMKSIKKYFRQNADIVFSLLIIELMKK, encoded by the coding sequence ATGACTGTTAATGACATTGTGCTTTGCGAGCGCCTTATGGGCGGCGATGTAGACGCATATAAGCAAATTTATGACAAGTACCATAGCCAGTTGTATTATTACGCCTTAAGGTTTTTGAAAATGCCCGAACTGGCCGAAGACGTAATCCATGATGTGTTCCTGAAATTGTGGGAAATTCGGGAACAGCTAAAACCCGAATTTGGAATAGTTGGTTACCTATACAAAATAACCCGGAACCAGGTGTTTAAGTTAATTAAAAAAATTGCTGTAGAAACAGAGTTAAGAGCCAAAGTAATAAGCATTATTGAAGAACAAGCCATTGAAAGCGAAGCAGACTTGCAATGGAACGAATACGCAGGACTACTTGGCAGCGCAGTTGAGCAGTTGCCGCCTCAATGCAAAAAAGTATTTAATCTTTGTCGCCAGGAGGGTAAAACGTACGACGAAGCCGCCCAGATATTGGGTATTAGTAAACATACCGTTAAAGAACATATGATGGCCGCCATGAAAAGTATTAAAAAATATTTCAGGCAAAACGCCGATATCGTATTCAGTTTGTTAATTATCGAACTGATGAAAAAGTAG
- a CDS encoding NAD-dependent epimerase/dehydratase family protein gives MKVLVTGATGFIGRQLTLALAQKDFEVKALCRNTAHPYLLKHKNIEPVKGDILDAAGLLNALQGCSQVYHTAALAKMWSRNPDDFHTTNVTGTRNVLEAAAATGIQKIVYTSTCGVWGPTLKYPLSENEPRIVGFPIAYERTKYLAELEVQQFVKQGLDVVTVNPSRVFGEGPVTDSNTVGKMVCGYLKGNWRIIPGNGQQVANYAFLDDVVAGHMAAMEKGIAGNRYILGGEDISFNQFFSTLTAVSGKYRSMLNIPQRAIKAYSRVEWLKTRLTGLPPVFLPEFADRLKFDQKYSSQKAVDQLGYQITPFYEGMQRTVNYLKVN, from the coding sequence ATGAAAGTATTAGTTACCGGCGCCACCGGCTTTATTGGCCGTCAGCTTACATTAGCGCTTGCTCAAAAAGATTTTGAGGTGAAAGCCTTGTGCCGCAATACGGCGCATCCCTACCTGCTCAAACATAAAAATATTGAGCCGGTTAAAGGGGATATACTTGATGCTGCCGGTTTGCTTAATGCCCTGCAGGGTTGTAGCCAGGTTTATCATACTGCCGCCCTGGCCAAAATGTGGAGCCGCAATCCCGATGATTTTCATACAACCAATGTTACGGGCACACGTAATGTGCTGGAAGCGGCCGCTGCCACAGGGATTCAGAAAATAGTTTATACATCCACCTGCGGTGTATGGGGCCCAACGCTAAAATACCCGCTTAGCGAAAACGAACCCCGGATAGTAGGGTTTCCGATAGCCTACGAGCGCACCAAATACCTGGCCGAGCTGGAGGTGCAGCAGTTTGTAAAGCAGGGTTTGGATGTGGTTACTGTAAATCCCTCCCGCGTGTTTGGCGAAGGGCCGGTAACCGATAGTAATACCGTTGGTAAAATGGTTTGCGGCTATTTAAAAGGTAATTGGCGCATTATACCGGGCAATGGACAGCAGGTGGCTAATTATGCTTTTTTAGATGATGTAGTGGCTGGCCACATGGCTGCGATGGAGAAAGGAATTGCCGGCAACCGTTATATTTTAGGTGGCGAGGATATTAGCTTCAACCAATTTTTTAGTACGCTCACGGCTGTATCGGGCAAATACCGGAGCATGCTCAATATTCCGCAGCGGGCTATTAAAGCTTATAGCAGGGTTGAGTGGCTGAAAACCAGGCTTACTGGCTTACCACCGGTTTTTTTGCCCGAGTTTGCCGACCGGTTAAAATTCGATCAAAAATATAGTAGCCAAAAAGCTGTTGACCAGCTGGGCTACCAAATAACCCCTTTTTATGAAGGGATGCAACGCACCGTTAACTATTTAAAGGTAAACTAA
- a CDS encoding outer membrane beta-barrel protein yields the protein MRYLIILLFLFTGISISFAQKHVTIKGHVVDSLNKKPLELSTVAAVDLKDTSLIAYTLSKKTGEFELSNLPLGKKIKLVISYTGHKSFIKALTFQKNEVVDLGEIALSNKMLDEVVIRAERVPITIKKDTIEFSAEAFKTRPNAVVEELLKKLPGVQVNGDGTITVNGKSVSKVLIDGKQFFGSDIKIATKNLDAAIVGSIQVYDDRENDPDHLISDTKVQKVINLKLKKAIKRSTFGKGFAGAGTRGRYESGGLFNMFRDTLQVSLIGLSNNLNRTAFSNDELYSQGGFDRSGGNNLYNGTVNTGGQNWGGGIEKITSGGFNINTDYGKKLKLNLLYFYSQKNNTSQNQAHVQKFLGDTTLSTTSTNDNRSNSYSHSITGLVDWNPDTLNTIHYSPKLVFKRDNSSNSSFSDNYNNFEGHLNTNGGSSSNNSHGTDFQQDFYYNKRLKGKKGASINIGHNLQYSPSQSQSLSKTNLNSFVSSLKSDTLNRQGNGKNSNFSAGLNGSIRYPFTKKLIVDVTTSGNYSRSREENAVFDFNKTTQVYDIYLLSQSTNLKRNLFTEDVKPGITYQFTKEISLIAGLSFNWQQAENKFAVVTNYHNYLFFLPTIRMEFGSFSVGYNRSASLPYLSALQPQTIVYSPLYSFTGNPNLKPTINDNININFNKYFQASQVNIYSYASFSTEQDAIVQTQISVANGAQATNFVNRDGQFSVNGSIGMYKQFKKMGKWTLNTNTSVYGFYRRNINIINGVDGWQKYFSLGFNQNFNINWNDKIELNAGGGYRPVYTSYNYGDHKKVFTDNYSMQNNVVVRWPKRIVWETKQEFNYNSQVSNGFQKSVNVISSSVALQFLKKDRGEIKVTVYDLFNQNTSVYRFTGNNTIYDVQNNTLKRYFLMTLTYKFNTLSTK from the coding sequence ATGCGCTATCTTATTATCCTGTTATTCCTTTTTACCGGTATATCCATTTCTTTTGCCCAAAAACATGTAACTATTAAGGGCCATGTTGTTGATTCATTAAACAAAAAGCCCCTTGAATTAAGTACTGTGGCCGCGGTTGATCTAAAAGATACATCGCTGATAGCCTATACGCTAAGTAAAAAAACAGGCGAGTTTGAACTAAGCAACCTCCCGTTGGGAAAGAAAATCAAGCTGGTAATATCATACACCGGGCACAAAAGCTTTATCAAGGCTTTAACTTTTCAAAAAAACGAGGTGGTTGATCTTGGCGAAATTGCGTTGAGTAATAAAATGCTGGATGAGGTAGTGATCAGGGCCGAGCGGGTGCCCATCACTATTAAAAAAGATACCATTGAGTTTAGCGCCGAGGCTTTTAAAACCCGGCCCAACGCGGTAGTAGAGGAGTTACTTAAAAAACTACCCGGCGTACAGGTTAATGGCGATGGCACTATAACCGTAAATGGCAAAAGCGTAAGTAAAGTATTGATAGATGGCAAGCAGTTTTTTGGCAGCGATATTAAAATAGCCACCAAAAACCTGGATGCCGCCATAGTAGGTTCGATACAGGTTTATGATGACAGGGAGAACGACCCCGACCACCTGATAAGCGATACCAAAGTACAAAAGGTGATTAACCTTAAACTGAAAAAAGCCATAAAGCGCAGTACGTTTGGTAAAGGTTTTGCCGGTGCTGGCACACGCGGCAGGTATGAAAGCGGCGGCTTGTTTAATATGTTTAGGGATACCTTGCAGGTAAGCCTCATCGGTTTAAGCAATAACCTTAACCGTACGGCTTTTTCAAATGATGAGTTGTATTCGCAGGGCGGGTTTGACAGGAGCGGTGGCAATAACCTTTATAATGGCACCGTGAATACCGGTGGTCAAAACTGGGGCGGTGGCATCGAAAAAATAACATCAGGCGGTTTCAATATCAATACCGATTATGGCAAAAAGCTAAAATTAAACCTGCTGTATTTTTACAGCCAAAAAAACAATACGTCGCAAAACCAGGCGCATGTGCAAAAGTTCCTGGGCGATACCACGCTTAGTACTACATCAACCAATGATAACCGGTCAAACAGCTATTCGCATTCCATAACCGGCCTGGTTGATTGGAACCCGGATACGCTTAATACCATCCACTATTCGCCTAAGCTTGTTTTTAAACGCGATAACTCGTCAAATTCCTCTTTTTCAGATAATTATAACAATTTTGAAGGTCATTTAAATACCAATGGCGGCAGTTCAAGCAACAACAGCCATGGCACAGATTTTCAGCAGGACTTTTATTATAACAAGCGACTGAAAGGAAAAAAGGGGGCATCTATAAATATAGGCCATAACCTGCAGTATAGCCCCAGCCAATCGCAAAGCCTGAGTAAAACAAACCTCAATTCATTTGTATCAAGCCTTAAATCGGATACCTTAAACCGGCAGGGCAATGGGAAAAACTCCAATTTCTCGGCGGGTTTAAATGGGAGTATCAGGTACCCGTTTACTAAAAAATTAATTGTCGATGTTACCACATCGGGCAATTATAGCCGGTCGCGCGAGGAAAACGCAGTTTTTGATTTTAATAAAACTACCCAGGTTTATGATATTTACCTGCTAAGCCAAAGTACCAACCTTAAACGTAATTTATTTACCGAGGATGTTAAGCCCGGCATTACCTACCAGTTTACCAAGGAGATATCTCTTATCGCGGGTTTATCATTTAACTGGCAGCAAGCCGAAAATAAATTTGCTGTCGTGACAAATTATCACAACTACCTGTTTTTTTTGCCGACCATAAGAATGGAGTTCGGCTCTTTTTCTGTTGGTTACAACCGCTCGGCCAGTTTGCCTTATTTATCTGCCTTGCAGCCACAGACTATTGTTTATAGCCCGTTATACAGCTTTACAGGCAATCCCAATTTAAAGCCAACCATCAACGATAATATCAATATCAACTTTAATAAATACTTCCAGGCATCGCAGGTTAATATTTATAGTTACGCCAGTTTCAGTACAGAGCAGGATGCTATTGTACAAACACAAATAAGCGTAGCCAACGGAGCCCAGGCCACCAATTTTGTAAATCGCGATGGGCAGTTTAGCGTAAATGGATCAATAGGGATGTATAAACAGTTTAAAAAGATGGGTAAATGGACGCTGAACACAAATACCTCCGTTTATGGGTTTTACCGGCGAAATATTAACATCATCAATGGGGTAGACGGATGGCAAAAGTATTTTTCGCTCGGCTTTAACCAAAATTTCAATATAAACTGGAACGATAAGATAGAGCTTAATGCCGGCGGCGGCTATCGCCCCGTATATACCTCTTATAATTATGGCGATCATAAAAAAGTGTTTACCGATAACTACAGCATGCAAAACAACGTGGTGGTGCGCTGGCCAAAGCGGATAGTGTGGGAAACCAAACAGGAATTTAACTATAACTCGCAGGTAAGCAATGGCTTTCAAAAAAGTGTTAACGTAATAAGCAGCTCGGTAGCCCTTCAGTTCCTGAAAAAAGACAGGGGCGAGATAAAAGTGACCGTTTATGATTTGTTTAACCAAAACACCAGTGTGTACCGTTTTACCGGTAATAACACCATTTACGATGTACAGAATAATACGCTGAAGCGCTATTTTTTGATGACGTTAACTTACAAGTTCAATACTTTGAGTACAAAATAG